Proteins from one Triplophysa dalaica isolate WHDGS20190420 chromosome 6, ASM1584641v1, whole genome shotgun sequence genomic window:
- the trim63a gene encoding E3 ubiquitin-protein ligase TRIM63a — protein MDIQTGQRVRAPSPMESLEKQLSCPICLEMFTKPVVILPCQHNLCRGCANDLYDSKNPYHYSGGIFRCPTCRFEVVLDRHGVYGLQRNLLVENIIDIYKQQLEKGTTLEPPLKSKETKELMCEVHEGEKINIYCMTCQTPTCSMCKVFGQHKDCEVSTLKTVYEAQKSELKNSIDLLGASNSCLQAMVTQMEETSKTVEENSQLQKQRLGEKLDLLYAILEERKGQLLEQITQEQDEKVVVVRSLIQQYNEQLQASIKLMDKASQTIANSSVAEFLVTAKKLITEAKDASKCSHLQRPEPGFESMDHFTLITDDVEAMLTKMDFGVGVDDDDEEEEEE, from the coding sequence ATGGACATCCAGACGGGTCAAAGAGTACGTGCTCCGAGCCCCATGGAGAGCCTAGAGAAGCAGCTGAGCTGCCCCATCTGCCTGGAGATGTTCACCAAGCCGGTGGTCATTCTACCATGCCAACACAACTTGTGCCGTGGCTGTGCCAATGACCTCTACGACTCCAAAAACCCTTATCACTACTCGGGAGGTATCTTCCGCTGTCCTACCTGCCGGTTTGAAGTGGTGCTGGACCGCCACGGTGTCTACGGTCTGCAGAGGAACCTTCTAGTGGAGAACATCATTGACATCTATAAGCAACAGTTGGAGAAAGGTACCACCCTCGAACCCCCTTTGAAATCCAAAGAGACAAAAGAACTCATGTGCGAAGTGCACGAaggtgaaaaaataaacatctacTGCATGACCTGCCAGACACCCACTTGCTCTATGTGCAAGGTATTCGGTCAGCACAAAGACTGCGAAGTGTCCACCCTGAAAACTGTTTACGAAGCCCAGAAGTCCGAACTCAAAAATTCAATCGACCTACTGGGTGCCAGCAACAGCTGCCTGCAGGCGATGGTAACGCAGATGGAGGAAACCAGCAAAACTGTGGAAGAAAACAGCCAACTGCAGAAGCAGAGATTGGGGGAGAAGCTTGACCTACTCTACGCCATCCTAGAGGAGCGCAAGGGCCAGCTCCTAGAACAAATCACCCAAGAACAGGATGAGAAGGTGGTGGTGGTGCGATCGCTTATCCAGCAGTACAATGAACAGCTGCAGGCCAGCATCAAGCTGATGGACAAAGCCTCCCAGACCATAGCCAACAGCAGTGTGGCTGAGTTCCTCGTCACCGCAAAGAAGCTCATCACAGAAGCCAAAGACGCATCAAAGTGCTCCCATCTCCAGAGGCCTGAGCCAGGATTTGAAAGTATGGACCACTTCACACTCATCACTGATGATGTGGAGGCCATGCTAACAAAAATGGACTTTGGGGTGGGTgtcgatgatgatgatgaagaagaagaagaggaataA